A single genomic interval of Malania oleifera isolate guangnan ecotype guangnan chromosome 11, ASM2987363v1, whole genome shotgun sequence harbors:
- the LOC131167844 gene encoding WAT1-related protein At5g40230-like translates to MAEGYCCREVVPFGAMVLVECLYVGSRILFKAASLKGLSNFVFIFYSYAIATLALLPFAILFLRRTALPPLNSCLPYRIFLLGLLGFSAQLLGYKGIEYSSPTLASAMSNLTPAFTFILAICFRMEKSSLRSSSIRLKIIGTTVSIVGALVVILYKGPAIISTSSASHILFHPLGSAQSKWVIGGILLAAEFFLVSTWYIVQVKVMEEYPVEIVVVFFYNLCGSVISAPVCFLAKTNISAWRLRPNIALVAVLYNGLTVLSFGSVIHTWGLRLKGPLYVAIFKPFSIAIAAAMSVVFLGDCLYLGSVVGSIIICIGFYAVIWGKAKEEMGGCGNGSFESSSTPKTPLLQSTNVQDV, encoded by the exons atggcggAGGGGTATTGTTGCAGGGAAGTGGTACCATTTGGGGCCATGGTGCTGGTGGAGTGCCTCTATGTAGGCTCTAGAATCTTGTTCAAGGCAGCATCATTGAAGGGGCTGAGCAACTTTGTCTTCATCTTCTATTCTTACGCCATTGCTACTCTTGCTCTGCTTCCTTTCGCCATCCTCTTCCTCAG aAGAACAGCTCTTCCCCCGCTCAACTCTTGTCTTCCCTATAGAATCTTCCTCCTCGGGCTTCTTGG ATTTTCAGCTCAGCTGCTTGGGTACAAAGGAATAGAATACAGTTCTCCAACTCTTGCTTCTGCCATGAGCAACCTTACACCAGCTTTCACCTTCATACTTGCCATTTGTTTCAG GATGGAAAAGTCATCTTTGAGAAGCTCAAGCATTAGGCTGAAAATCATAGGCACCACGGTATCAATAGTGGGTGCACTGGTGGTGATTCTCTACAAGGGACCAGCAATCATATCAACTTCATCAGCATCCCATATCCTTTTCCATCCTCTAGGCTCAGCACAATCAAAGTGGGTCATTGGCGGTATACTGCTTGCAGCTGAGTTTTTTCTAGTTTCGACTTGGTACATTGTTCAG GTAAAGGTCATGGAGGAGTACCCGGTGGAGATAGTAGTAGTATTTTTCTACAACTTATGTGGCAGTGTCATCTCAGCACCTGTGTGCTTTCTTGCTAAAACAAACATTAGTGCATGGAGACTGAGACCTAATATAGCACTAGTTGCTGTTCTATACAAT GGACTCACCGTGCTAAGCTTCGGCTCTGTTATTCATACTTGGGGCTTGCGCTTGAAGGGCCCTCTCTATGTAGCAATATTCAAGCCATTCTCAATTGCCATTGCAGCTGCCATGAGTGTTGTCTTCCTTGGTGATTGTCTCTACCTTGGAAG TGTTGTTGGATCCATAATAATTTGTATTGGGTTTTATGCTGTAATATGGGGAAAGGCAAAAGAGGAGATGGGTGGCTGTGGAAATGGTAGCTTCGAGTCATCATCTACACCAAAAACCCCACTGTTGCAAAGCACCAATGTTCAAGATGTATAG
- the LOC131167845 gene encoding WAT1-related protein At5g40240-like, whose amino-acid sequence MAEGYCWREVIPFGAMVLVECLNVGSSILFKAASLKGLSNFVFIFYSYAIATLALLPFAIFFLRRTALPPLNSCLPYRIFLLGLLGFSAQLLAYKGIEYSSPTLASAISNLTPAFTFILAICFRMEKSPLRSSSSKLKIIGTTVSIVGALVVILYKGPAIISTSSASHILFHPLGSAQSKWVIGGILLAAEFFLVSIWYIVQVKVMEEYPVEIVVVFFYNLCGSVISAPVCFLAETNMSAWRLRPKIALVAVLYNGLTGPTFGTVIHTWGLRLKGPLYVAIFKPFSIAIAAAMSVVFLGDCLYLGSVVGAIIICIGFYAVIWGKAKEEMGGCGIGSFESSSTPKTPLLQSTNVQDV is encoded by the exons atggcggAGGGGTATTGTTGGAGGGAAGTGATACCATTTGGGGCCATGGTGCTGGTGGAGTGCCTCAATGTAGGCTCTAGCATCTTGTTCAAGGCAGCATCATTGAAGGGGCTGAGCAACTTTGTCTTCATCTTCTATTCTTACGCCATTGCTACTCTTGCTCTGCTTCCTTTCGCCATCTTCTTCCTCAG aAGAACAGCTCTTCCCCCACTCAACTCTTGTCTTCCCTATAGAATCTTCCTCCTCGGGCTTCTTGG ATTTTCAGCTCAGCTGCTTGCGTACAAAGGAATAGAATACAGTTCTCCAACTCTTGCTTCTGCCATCAGCAACCTTACACCAGCTTTCACCTTCATACTTGCCATTTGTTTCAG GATGGAAAAGTCACCTTTGAGAAGCTCAAGCAGTAAGCTGAAAATCATAGGCACCACGGTATCAATAGTGGGTGCACTGGTGGTGATTCTCTACAAGGGACCAGCAATCATATCAACTTCATCAGCATCCCATATCCTTTTCCATCCTCTAGGCTCAGCACAATCAAAGTGGGTCATTGGCGGTATACTGCTTGCAGCCGAGTTTTTTCTAGTTTCGATTTGGTACATTGTTCAG GTAAAGGTCATGGAGGAGTACCCGGTGGAGATAGTAGTAGTATTTTTCTACAACTTATGTGGCAGTGTCATCTCAGCACCGGTGTGCTTTCTTGCAGAAACAAACATGAGTGCATGGAGACTGAGACCTAAAATAGCACTAGTTGCTGTTCTATACAAT GGACTCACCGGGCCAACCTTCGGCACTGTTATTCATACTTGGGGCTTGCGCTTGAAGGGCCCTCTCTATGTAGCAATATTCAAGCCATTCTCAATTGCCATTGCAGCTGCCATGAGTGTTGTCTTCCTTGGTGATTGTCTCTACCTTGGAAG TGTTGTTGGAGCCATAATAATTTGTATTGGGTTTTATGCTGTAATATGGGGAAAGGCAAAAGAGGAGATGGGTGGCTGTGGAATTGGTAGCTTCGAGTCATCATCTACACCAAAAACCCCTCTGTTGCAAAGCACCAATGTTCAAGATGTATAG